GGGGAAGACTTCCCGCCGCACCCGCCGCCTGACGGGCACGGTCGAGGTCGCCAAGACCGAGATCAAGCGCATCAAGAAGCTGCTCGGCCGCTGACGCGGCAGCCACCCAATAGAGGAGACCGAACGAGATGGCACGCGTCAAGCGGGCAGTAAACGCCCAGAAGAAGCGCCGCACCGTCCTGGAGAGCGCAGCCGGTTACCGCGGCCAGCGCTCGCGCCTGTACCGCAAGGCCAAGGAGCAGATGCTGCACTCGATGCAGTATGCCTACCGGGACCGTCGTGACCGCAAGGGCGACTTCCGGCAGCTCTGGATCCAGCGCATCAACGCGGCTGCCCGCGCCAACGGCATGACCTACAACCGGCTCATCCAGGGTCTGAAGCTGGCCGAGATCGAGGTGGACCGCAAGATCCTCGCCGAGCTCGCGGTCAACGAGCCCACGGCGTTCGCCGCGCTGGTCGAGGCCGCCAAGGCCGCCGTCGCCACGCACCAGGCCGCCTGAGCAGTTGTCCAGTCAACAACCCGGGGTCGATCCGCCGTTCACCCGGCGGACCCCCCGGGTTGTTGCTGCTATCAAGCTGCAGAAACGCAAGGACCGCGAGCAGGTCGGCCGGTTCCTCGCCGAGGGGCCGCCCGCGGTCGCGTCGGCGTTGACCCACGGGTCGGTACGCGAGATCTTCGTCACCGCCGACCGCCACGCCGACTATGCCGACTCCGGTCCGCCGGTGTCGATCGTCACGGA
This portion of the Allocatelliglobosispora scoriae genome encodes:
- the rplT gene encoding 50S ribosomal protein L20, with the protein product MARVKRAVNAQKKRRTVLESAAGYRGQRSRLYRKAKEQMLHSMQYAYRDRRDRKGDFRQLWIQRINAAARANGMTYNRLIQGLKLAEIEVDRKILAELAVNEPTAFAALVEAAKAAVATHQAA